The Hypomesus transpacificus isolate Combined female chromosome 3, fHypTra1, whole genome shotgun sequence genome has a window encoding:
- the znf593 gene encoding zinc finger protein 593 — MGKSKQIKNHNNGRKKNIAKTWKTKRRTKDLDEIHSDMKPETASKLLKQPVDFDVTGCAQNYCLHCARYFVDLNSMKEHFKTKVHKRRLKKLRDEPYSQAEAERAAGMGSYVPHKVMEVKTQPIEEEMKTD; from the exons ATGGGGAAATCAAAGCAGATAAAGAATCACAATAATGGCAGAAAGAAGAACATTGCAAAGACATGGAAGACTAAACGTAGGACCAAGGACCTGGATGAAATTCACTCCGACATGAAACCCGAAACAGCAAGCAAACTGCTCAAACAGCCAGTGGACTTCGATGTCACAGGATGTGCACAAAACTACTGTTTACATTGCGC GCGATATTTTGTTGATCTGAATTCCATGAAAGAGCACTTCAAAACCAAAGTGCACAAACGACG GCTGAAAAAACTCAGAGACGAGCCCTACAgccaggcagaggcagagagggctgCAGGTATGGGCTCTTATGTTCCCCACAAAGTCATGGAAGTAAAGACACAGCCAATCGAGGAGGAGATGAAAACTGACTGA
- the selenon gene encoding selenoprotein N isoform X1, which produces MAADVDKTIAGNKNVTPQEKKHLNMISPSSGELASGKNKRRSWITGAISLTMLTLIIVPVFAYCYKYYQDSQLLRRHKEGVKTLGTEGLFLFSSLDTDHDLFLSPEEFKPIAEKLTGIAPPGDFEEEELADPNGEILALEAKMVPLLMDTMTKSKDGFLGVTHSSLIGLRSWRSPAVPSSTFSATHFRALLPPKGKDQVGDTWWVIPSELNIFTGYLPNNRYHPPAPRGKEVLIHSLLSMFHPRPFIKSRFAPQGAVACIQASSDFYFHIAFRIHAEFQLNDVPDFPFWFTPGQFTGHIIMSRDASHIRDFRLYVPNNRSLNVDMEWLYGASESSNMEVDIGYLPQMELQSFGPSTPSFIQDEEGNVIDRRGQEDDPIQFVFEDIHWTSEISQEDATRRIEVTFYPFKKVSYLPFSEAFERAQAEEKLVHSILLWGALDDQSCUGSGRTLRETVLESSPVLALLNQSFVSSWSLVKELEDMQADEQDPVLSQRARLHLEKYNFPVEMMVALPNGTILHHINANYFLDETSMKPEKEGAPFSFSGGFEDPSTSAYIHFLKEGLEKAKQYLAH; this is translated from the exons ATGGCCGCGGACGTGGATAAAACGATTGCGGGAAATAAGAATGTTACGCCCCAGGAGAAAAAGCATCTAAACATGATATCTCCGAGCAGTGGAGAACTTGCGTCTGGCAAGAACAAGAGAAGATCATGGATCACCGGGGCAATCTCCTTAACAATGTTGACGCTAATTATTGTCCCAGTCTTCGCCTATTGTTACAAATACTACCAGGACTCACAGCTTCTCAGACGTCAT AAAGAGGGTGTGAAGACTCTGGGCACCGAGGGGCTCTTCCTATTCTCCTCGTTAGACACAGACCACGACCTGTTTCTCAGCCCGGAGGAGTTCAAGCCTATAGCTGAGAAACTCACAG GGATTGCACCTCCTGGTGATTTTGAGGAGGAAGAGCTCGCTGACCCGAACGGTGAGATCCTGGCCTTGGAAGCCAAGATGGTGCCTCTGCTGATGGACACAATGACCAAGAGCAAGGATGGCTTCCTCGGG GTTACACACAGTTCCCTGATTGGTCTGCGGTCCTGGCGCAGTCCAGctgtgccctcctccaccttctctgcCACCCATTTCAGGGCACTCCTGCCCCCCAAAGGCAAGGACCAGGTGGGCGACACCTGGTGGGTCATTCCCAGTGAGCTTAACATATTTACAGGGTACCTACCCAACAACCGTTACCACCCCCCAGCACCACGAGGCAAAGAG GTGCTCATCCACTCCCTGTTGAGCATGTTCCACCCCAGACCCTTCATCAAGTCCCGCTTCGCCCCGCAGGGGGCTGTGGCCTGCATACAAGCCAGCAGTGACTTCTACTTCCACATCGCCTTCAG GATCCATGCAGAGTTCCAGCTCAACGACGTCCCTGATTTCCCCTTCTGGTTTACGCCTGGGCAGTTCACTGGCCACATCATCATGTCCAGGGATGCGTCACATATACGCGATTTCCGCCTCTACGTGCCCAACAATAG GTCTCTGAATGTGGACATGGAGTGGCTCTATGGAGCCAGTGAGAGCAGTAATATGGAGGTGGACATCGGCTACCTGCCACAG atgGAGTTGCAGTCGTTCggtccctccactccctccttcaTCCAGGATGAGGAAGGAAATGTTATCGACAGGCGAGGACAGGAGGACGACCCCATCCAGTTTGTCTTTGAGGACATTCACTGGACGTCAGAGATCAGCCAAGAGGATGCCACTCGACGCATAGAGGTCACATTCTACCCTTTCAAAAAG GTGTCCTACCTGCCTTTCTCTGAAGCGTTTGAGAGGGCGCAGGCTGAGGAGAAGCTGGTGCACTCCATTCTCCTGTGGGGGGCGCTAGACGACCAGTCCTGCTGAG GTTCGGGGCGGACTCTCCGGGAGACAGTCCTGGAAAGTTCGCCCGTCCTTGCTCTGCTCAACCAGAGCTTCGTCAGCAGCTGGTCTCTtgtgaaggagctggaggacatgCAG GCTGATGAGCAGGACCCTGTGTTGAGTCAGAGGGCCCGCCTGCACCTAGAGAAGTACAACTTCCCTGTAGAGATGATGGTGGCACTTCCCAACGGCACCATA CTCCACCACATTAATGCCAATTACTTCCTGGATGAAACATCCATGAAGCCTGAAAAAGAAGGAGCCCCGTTCAGTTTCTCTGGGGGCTTTGAGGACCCGTCCACCTCCGCCTACATCCACTTCCTCAAAGAAGGCCTGGAGAAAGCCAAGCAGTACCTGGCACACTAA
- the selenon gene encoding selenoprotein N isoform X2, with amino-acid sequence MNTEKEGVKTLGTEGLFLFSSLDTDHDLFLSPEEFKPIAEKLTGIAPPGDFEEEELADPNGEILALEAKMVPLLMDTMTKSKDGFLGVTHSSLIGLRSWRSPAVPSSTFSATHFRALLPPKGKDQVGDTWWVIPSELNIFTGYLPNNRYHPPAPRGKEVLIHSLLSMFHPRPFIKSRFAPQGAVACIQASSDFYFHIAFRIHAEFQLNDVPDFPFWFTPGQFTGHIIMSRDASHIRDFRLYVPNNRSLNVDMEWLYGASESSNMEVDIGYLPQMELQSFGPSTPSFIQDEEGNVIDRRGQEDDPIQFVFEDIHWTSEISQEDATRRIEVTFYPFKKVSYLPFSEAFERAQAEEKLVHSILLWGALDDQSCUGSGRTLRETVLESSPVLALLNQSFVSSWSLVKELEDMQADEQDPVLSQRARLHLEKYNFPVEMMVALPNGTILHHINANYFLDETSMKPEKEGAPFSFSGGFEDPSTSAYIHFLKEGLEKAKQYLAH; translated from the exons ATGAACACTGAG AAAGAGGGTGTGAAGACTCTGGGCACCGAGGGGCTCTTCCTATTCTCCTCGTTAGACACAGACCACGACCTGTTTCTCAGCCCGGAGGAGTTCAAGCCTATAGCTGAGAAACTCACAG GGATTGCACCTCCTGGTGATTTTGAGGAGGAAGAGCTCGCTGACCCGAACGGTGAGATCCTGGCCTTGGAAGCCAAGATGGTGCCTCTGCTGATGGACACAATGACCAAGAGCAAGGATGGCTTCCTCGGG GTTACACACAGTTCCCTGATTGGTCTGCGGTCCTGGCGCAGTCCAGctgtgccctcctccaccttctctgcCACCCATTTCAGGGCACTCCTGCCCCCCAAAGGCAAGGACCAGGTGGGCGACACCTGGTGGGTCATTCCCAGTGAGCTTAACATATTTACAGGGTACCTACCCAACAACCGTTACCACCCCCCAGCACCACGAGGCAAAGAG GTGCTCATCCACTCCCTGTTGAGCATGTTCCACCCCAGACCCTTCATCAAGTCCCGCTTCGCCCCGCAGGGGGCTGTGGCCTGCATACAAGCCAGCAGTGACTTCTACTTCCACATCGCCTTCAG GATCCATGCAGAGTTCCAGCTCAACGACGTCCCTGATTTCCCCTTCTGGTTTACGCCTGGGCAGTTCACTGGCCACATCATCATGTCCAGGGATGCGTCACATATACGCGATTTCCGCCTCTACGTGCCCAACAATAG GTCTCTGAATGTGGACATGGAGTGGCTCTATGGAGCCAGTGAGAGCAGTAATATGGAGGTGGACATCGGCTACCTGCCACAG atgGAGTTGCAGTCGTTCggtccctccactccctccttcaTCCAGGATGAGGAAGGAAATGTTATCGACAGGCGAGGACAGGAGGACGACCCCATCCAGTTTGTCTTTGAGGACATTCACTGGACGTCAGAGATCAGCCAAGAGGATGCCACTCGACGCATAGAGGTCACATTCTACCCTTTCAAAAAG GTGTCCTACCTGCCTTTCTCTGAAGCGTTTGAGAGGGCGCAGGCTGAGGAGAAGCTGGTGCACTCCATTCTCCTGTGGGGGGCGCTAGACGACCAGTCCTGCTGAG GTTCGGGGCGGACTCTCCGGGAGACAGTCCTGGAAAGTTCGCCCGTCCTTGCTCTGCTCAACCAGAGCTTCGTCAGCAGCTGGTCTCTtgtgaaggagctggaggacatgCAG GCTGATGAGCAGGACCCTGTGTTGAGTCAGAGGGCCCGCCTGCACCTAGAGAAGTACAACTTCCCTGTAGAGATGATGGTGGCACTTCCCAACGGCACCATA CTCCACCACATTAATGCCAATTACTTCCTGGATGAAACATCCATGAAGCCTGAAAAAGAAGGAGCCCCGTTCAGTTTCTCTGGGGGCTTTGAGGACCCGTCCACCTCCGCCTACATCCACTTCCTCAAAGAAGGCCTGGAGAAAGCCAAGCAGTACCTGGCACACTAA
- the si:ch211-15d5.11 gene encoding nuclear receptor coactivator 7, translating into MENKLQRDKTRPSYFGNVKTRLGSKLPSGVSQPPGFISCPWETQPQACTALEGSSQCHNYHSGASRPLDHVPHIRNPRLRQYYLQGTTWEPGGLTAKPFEEKQQSSGIANSLRLPEDTVFSITSEFNNPGASDVTKMNRPPSSFSCSSLLSTASSSSLISRQHLRVPMGKAFNQGSSPPPPPPPPPTNLDHILGLAPELKSNPGTVFTPLACPHSPSPDVEYDKLLDVEAVPMPDGQLCLLALPPECSEGEGPEAMPYLKLFCRSITDRKGVVSGILLVTAKKIFFDPCKTHPLVMEHGCEEYLLSCSVDALASISFFSDISHVHFNTSTHRWKGKKTTPKSKPVSRPQDGNTGHSSLPHHKGETVPALVSAATSNLRSSLTLSLSKGGSEEEEEEGADRESRDEAERQREGSPLEELAVQSAGPLGVAVLSSAATFCCGGQETAGNKVKMELVHLNDKEKEFHLKNQTSSSRTFPGSSGGLMFIRMRVHRSSGKKKSLGSKTLPWRDNWFTLSQESSDELYAYLSHWRPDLCILEGGVEEEEEEGEEEEFVLVNDREEEGEEEELDMSQKCGRMVEDWEMVSAEDGGERSAMVIDPEGLAEIVEQSRILEASHVRELSAELPPRTVGHPWKLAYSTSHHGSSLRSLYRRLNGTDAPVLVIIKDALNQVFGSFLSHPLRPSEKFYGTGETFLFMLHPRFKCFKWTGENSFFIKGDLDSFAIGGGSGHFGLWLDETLYLGRSSPCYTFNNCCLSETDDFQVMELEVWTFC; encoded by the exons ATGGAGAACAAGCTACAGAGGGACAAAACCAGGCCCAGCTACTTTGGCAACGTCAAGACCAG GCTGGGCTCCAAGCTGCCCTCAGGTGTCTCCCAGCCACCAGgcttcatttcttgcccctgggAGACCCAGCCTCAGGCCTGCACAGCCCTGGAGGGCAGTAGCCAGtgccacaactaccacagcggTGCAAGCCGGCCTCTTGACCACGTTCCCCACATCAGAAATCCTCGCCTGCGGCAGTACTACCTTCAAG GCACGACTTGGGAACCAGGTGGCCTCACTGCCAAGCCCTTTGAGGAGAAACAACAGTCATCTGGCATAGCCAACAGTCTG cGCCTCCCTGAGGACACAGTTTTCAGCATCACGTCAGAGTTCAACAACCCTGGAGCCTCAGACGTGACCAAGATGAATAgacctccttcctctttctcctgttcctctctcctctccactgcttcctcctcctccctgatcTCCAGACAG CACCTCCGTGTTCCGATGGGAAAGGCATTCAACCAAggttcatcccctcctcctcctcctcctcctcctccaaccaaCCTTGACCATATTTTGGGACTGGCTCCAGAGCTGAAGAGCAACCCTGGGACTGTCTTTACTCCCCTGGCCTGTCCTCACTCCCCATCCCCAGATGTAGAGTATGACAAACTCCTG GATGTAGAGGCGGTGCCCATGCCTGACGGACAGCTCTGTCTACTGGCCCTGCCCCCAGAGTGTtccgagggggaggggcctgaggCCATGCCATACCTCAAATTGTTCTGCCGGTCCATCACAGATCGGAAG gGTGTTGTTTCTGGTATTCTGCTGGTGACCGCCAAAAAGATCTTTTTCGACCCATGTAAGACCCACCCCCTTGTGATGGAACATGGCTGTGAGGAGTATCTGCTGTCCTGCTCCGTGGATGCCCtagcctccatctccttcttctCAGACATCTCCCATGTGCACTttaacacctccacacacag GTGGAAAGGCAAGAAAACCACACCCAAGTCCAAACCTGTCTCTAGGCCCCAGGATGGGAACACAGGGCATAGTAGTCTTCCCCACCACAAGGGGGAGACTGTTCCAGCTCTGGTGTCAGCAGCCACCTCAAACCTGAGGAGCAGCCTGACCCTGAGCTTGAGCAAGGGGGgatctgaggaagaggaggaggagggggcggacaGGGAGAGCAGGGACGAGGCCGAGAGGCAGCGAGAGGGAAGCCCTCTGGAGGAGCTGGCGGTACAGTCTGCAGGGCCCCTGGGGGTGGCTGTTTTAAGCAGTGCCGCTACCTTCTGTTGTGGAGGCCAGGAGACTGCTGGCAACAAAGTGAAAATGGAGCTGGTGCATCTGAATGACAAGGAGAAAGAGTTCCATTTGAAGAATCAGACGA GCTCTTCCAGAACATTCCCAGGTAGTTCTGGAGGACTGATGTTTATCCGGATGCGTGTTCATAGGTCGTCTGGCAAGAAAAAGAGTTTGGGTTCCAAAACCCTCCCATGGAGAGACAACTGGTTTACTCTCTCGCAGGAGAG CTCCGATGAGCTGTACGCTTACCTGAGCCACTGGAGACCTGATCTGTGTatcctggaggggggggttgaggaggaggaggaggagggggaggaagaggagtttgTTCTTGTCAAcgatagggaggaggagggtgaagaagaGGAGCTTGACATGTCCCAGAAGTGTGGACGTATGGTGGAGGATTGGGAG atGGTGTCTGCagaggatggtggagagaggtCAGCCATGGTCATAGACCCAGAGGGACTGGCTGAGATTGTAGAGCAGAGTCGAATCTTAGAGGCCTCACATGTCAGAGAG ttgTCAGCAGAGCTGCCTCCCAGGACAGTGGGCCACCCTTGGAAGCTGGCCTACAGCACTTCTCATCACGGCTCCAGCCTCAGATCCCTCTACAGGAGGCTCAACGGAACTGACGCGCCCGTCCTTGTCATTATCAAAGACGCGCTCAACCAG GTGTTTGGTAGCTTCCTGTCCCACCCTCTGAGGCCCAGTGAGAAGTTCTATGGTACAGGAGAGACCTTCCTCTTTATGTTGCATCCACGCTTCAAG TGTTTTAAGTGGACAGGAGAGAACTCATTTTTCATAAAGGGGGACTTGGACTCATTTGCTATTGGTGGAGGAAG TGGGCATTTTGGTCTGTGGCTGGATGAAACCCTGTACCTGGGCCGGAGCAGTCCCTGCTACACCTTCAACAACTGCTGCTTGTCAGAGACCGATGACTTCCAGGTCATGGAGCTGGAGGTGTGGACCTTCTGCTGA
- the mtfr1l gene encoding mitochondrial fission regulator 1-like isoform X2: METDANKPHGSTRSVVRRIGSTLPLKPCPRACFQELPGLPPLRPMDGPMVPTLADIAWIAADEEETYARVRSDSRPLRHEWRPTPLLVLHRNSSVPNFRREGSKKMEGLRKPGVTAMNRTTALQDELSRLRSQIAKIVSNDTGSNPMTPDLLSPDDTSMSFSLAPFETAPYQPAATAAASFVISDVTEEEDDDEEDDVVSVISELVPDPLPPVSMTASATFDLDRPSMEFREAEEDTVSLSKSTSFADVMDILKDMNRMKMSKDRYNRGCTSLREENSASLISEALRKKFTLKDEDIGGVKRK, from the exons ATGGAAACTGATGCC AACAAGCCTCATGGATCCACCCGAAGTGTGGTGAGGAGAATTGGCTCCACTTTGCCCCTTAAGCCCTGCCCTAGGGCATGCTTTCAG gaacTTCCAGGCCTCCCCCCCCTGAGGCCCATGGATGGTCCCATGGTGCCCACCTTGGCAGACATCGCCTGGATCGCAGCTGATGAAGAGGAGACATACGCCAGAGTTCG gagTGACTCGCGCCCCCTGAGGCACGAGTGGCGGCCAACACCCCTGCTGGTGCTCCACAGGAACTCCTCCGTGCCCAACTTCCGCCGCGAGGGCAGCAAGAAGATGGAGGGTCTGAGGAAGCCAGGGGTGACGGCCATGAACAGAACCACGGCCTTGCAGGACGAGCTCAGCAGGCTACGTTCTCAGATTGCCAAGATCGTTTCCAACGACACCG GCTCCAAccccatgacccctgacctgctCTCCCCTGACGACACTAGTATGAGTTTCTCCTTGGCGCCCTTCGAGACGGCACCATACCAGCCTGCCGCCACTGCTGCAGCTTCCTTCGTCATCAGTGATGTCACCGAAGAGGAAGACGACGACGAGGAGGATGATGTGGTGTCCGTCATATCAGAGCTGGTGCCCGACCCCCTACCACCGGTGTCCATGACCGCCTCAGCCACGTTCGACCTTGACCGCCCCAGCATGGAGTTccgggaggcagaggaggacacGGTGTCCCTCTCCAAGTCCACCAGCTTTGCTGATGTCATGGACATCCTGAAAGACATGAACCGAATGAAGATGAGCAAGGACAG ATACAACAGAGGCTGTACATCGCTGAGAGAGGAAAACTCTGCTTCCCTAATCTCTGAGGCTCTGAGGAAGAAGTTTACACTGAAGGATGAAGACATTGGTGGTGTCAAACGGAAGTAG
- the mtfr1l gene encoding mitochondrial fission regulator 1-like isoform X1, which translates to METDAEVIPIWQNKPHGSTRSVVRRIGSTLPLKPCPRACFQELPGLPPLRPMDGPMVPTLADIAWIAADEEETYARVRSDSRPLRHEWRPTPLLVLHRNSSVPNFRREGSKKMEGLRKPGVTAMNRTTALQDELSRLRSQIAKIVSNDTGSNPMTPDLLSPDDTSMSFSLAPFETAPYQPAATAAASFVISDVTEEEDDDEEDDVVSVISELVPDPLPPVSMTASATFDLDRPSMEFREAEEDTVSLSKSTSFADVMDILKDMNRMKMSKDRYNRGCTSLREENSASLISEALRKKFTLKDEDIGGVKRK; encoded by the exons ATGGAAACTGATGCC GAGGTTATTCCTATTTGGCAGAACAAGCCTCATGGATCCACCCGAAGTGTGGTGAGGAGAATTGGCTCCACTTTGCCCCTTAAGCCCTGCCCTAGGGCATGCTTTCAG gaacTTCCAGGCCTCCCCCCCCTGAGGCCCATGGATGGTCCCATGGTGCCCACCTTGGCAGACATCGCCTGGATCGCAGCTGATGAAGAGGAGACATACGCCAGAGTTCG gagTGACTCGCGCCCCCTGAGGCACGAGTGGCGGCCAACACCCCTGCTGGTGCTCCACAGGAACTCCTCCGTGCCCAACTTCCGCCGCGAGGGCAGCAAGAAGATGGAGGGTCTGAGGAAGCCAGGGGTGACGGCCATGAACAGAACCACGGCCTTGCAGGACGAGCTCAGCAGGCTACGTTCTCAGATTGCCAAGATCGTTTCCAACGACACCG GCTCCAAccccatgacccctgacctgctCTCCCCTGACGACACTAGTATGAGTTTCTCCTTGGCGCCCTTCGAGACGGCACCATACCAGCCTGCCGCCACTGCTGCAGCTTCCTTCGTCATCAGTGATGTCACCGAAGAGGAAGACGACGACGAGGAGGATGATGTGGTGTCCGTCATATCAGAGCTGGTGCCCGACCCCCTACCACCGGTGTCCATGACCGCCTCAGCCACGTTCGACCTTGACCGCCCCAGCATGGAGTTccgggaggcagaggaggacacGGTGTCCCTCTCCAAGTCCACCAGCTTTGCTGATGTCATGGACATCCTGAAAGACATGAACCGAATGAAGATGAGCAAGGACAG ATACAACAGAGGCTGTACATCGCTGAGAGAGGAAAACTCTGCTTCCCTAATCTCTGAGGCTCTGAGGAAGAAGTTTACACTGAAGGATGAAGACATTGGTGGTGTCAAACGGAAGTAG